In a single window of the Bactrocera dorsalis isolate Fly_Bdor chromosome 2, ASM2337382v1, whole genome shotgun sequence genome:
- the LOC105222702 gene encoding facilitated trehalose transporter Tret1-like: MVRKQGLTIFSKRYRMQILVTLAVHIMTLSHGIGLGWLSPTLLILQSPQSPLEFKVAVEDVSWIGSIFGLGSLSSNILFGLLAARIARKTNMYLLAIPHMLFWILNYFAQSVGYFYASRFFAGLTSGGLYVIGPVFISEISAKEIRGALTSLAMMFYSCGILIGFILPSYLDYHLIPCIVIFLSIIYFAVLSLFPDTPGSLLQRGQLEEAEKAFNFYNNIDRKNTIRELCVNELQTSTAISDFEELKASKLKGGKATSITLQDFFNKSALKKFAIAFVLCLQNQFSSSFAFVNYMSHIFAESGSTLNPQDCTIFVGVVQILCTLLASILVEKFGRKTLMLASTAGMALGMFGFGAFVQFTDDATKAEYNWVPLVAVAFVTATASFGVISLTFTIIVEILPAKIRAQAQSIAMMFCSIMVFITLKLYPYFLFNLGISITMYSCASSCVITGIYSLIFLPETKGKSMAND, translated from the exons ATGGTGAGGAAGCAAGGATTAACAATATTTAGCAAACGTTATCGCATGCAGATTTTGGTAACACTTGCAG TTCACATAATGACGCTTTCCCATGGCATTGGTCTTGGCTGGCTCTCCCCAACACTCTTAATATTGCAGTCCCCACAAAGCCCTTTAGAATTCAAAGTTGCCGTTGAAGATGTATCCTGGATTGGTTCGATTTTCGGTTTGGGTTCACTTAGCAGTAACATATTATTTGGCCTCTTGGCGGCTCGCATCGCAAGGAAGACAAATATGTACCTCTTGGCGATACCACATATG CTGTTTTGGATCCTAAACTATTTCGCACAGAGTGTCGGGTATTTCTACGCATCGCGTTTCTTTGCGGGGCTAACCAGCGGCGGACTCTATGTCATTGGGCCTGTGTTTATTAGTGAGATTTCAGCTAAAGA AATACGCGGCGCACTCACTTCGTTGGCAATGATGTTCTACAGTTGCGGCATTCTAATTGGCTTCATACTGCCCTCTTAcctcgattatcaccttataCCATGCATCGTCATTTTCCTATCCATAATATACTTTGCTGTATTGTCGCTTTTCCCGGATACGCCTGGGAGTCTCTTGCAACGAGGTCAGCTGGAAGAAGCAGAGAAAGCTTTCAATTTCTACAATAACATTGACAGAAAGAATACTATAAGAGAATTGTGCGTCAATGAGCTGCAAACGTCGACAGCAATAAGTGATTTTGAGGAGCTTAAGGCGTCGAAATTAAAAGGAGGGAAAGCCACGTCCATTACTTTGCAAGACTTTT TCAACAAGTCGGCTTTAAAGAAATTTGCGATCGCTTTTGTGCTCTGCTTACAAAATCAATTTTCGAGCAGTTTCGCTTTCGTTAATTATATGTCGCATATATTTGCTGAATCCGGTTCGACATTAAATCCACAGGACTGTACGATTTTTGTGGGTGTGGTGCAGATATTGTGCACACTATTGGCTTCCATTTTGGTTGAAAAGTTTGGTCGTAAAACACTAATGTTGGCCTCGACCGCTGGCATGGCGCTGGGCATGTTCGGCTTTGGTGCATTCGTACAATTCACCGATGACGCAACAAAAGCCGAATACAATTGGGTTCCACTGGTGGCGGTTGCTTTTGTCACCGCAACAGCCTCGTTTGGCGTAATCTCGCTAACCTTTACGATAATTGTGGAAATACTGCCGGCAAAG attcGTGCTCAGGCTCAGTCGATTGCAATGATGTTTTGCAGCATTATGGTCTTCATCACGCTCAAGTTGTATCCATATTTTCTCTTCAATCTGGGCATATCGATCACAATGTATTCGTGCGCCAGCTCGTGTGTGATCACTGGAATTTACTCGCTCATATTTCTGCCAGAAACGAAGGGCAAATCAATGGCGAATGATTGA